The following are encoded together in the Heliangelus exortis chromosome 15, bHelExo1.hap1, whole genome shotgun sequence genome:
- the INSYN2B gene encoding protein INSYN2B, with protein MGWKETHYLQTLNCDSMAQQNMKKHPVLLKGNSLDSADFVRQPQHRRTKSQQVRFKDDGVDTKTEQDINPSQDIPFTTRKTAILRDRHFLLHPSPSFPSAQKGLRNMAIQTSPSLRKHFPVFKKKKLKASRSLTEMQTDPANTIQVNGNLSEQDIMSSDLCYLRITNCLEDGFRNSEVDGQLSQRPSKAQSNGPIHSDAFSVPEKTTASTQVPEYIDVCFPHSNVAMDAPDTIMNFSNSLHSSTVINSYENTENSPLSFISEKAYPCLSNSNSSKCNPYSDLGEVEKSDAELPTTSKDTSIQETTPFSPPSNHSSPCFLRDYQQAGEHNRDSSCVTLKNYNHTTMSLTSRNASKPLLSRSTEIEKNSTQSDISQCNSCLEGFHIKSYLPRNEMKPQHNQEISEINQIDLACGELCTLQGRLQSVEESLQSNQEKIKVLLNVIQELEKSRALSEGRNFYHTGQDLNNCSTCQNTACIIYSVEYDFRQQEGRFHQILKMLDHAEKNPVPASPQKLSSDHPTPDKKEFKRKTKKVKRKCFWWI; from the exons ATGGGTTGGAAGGAAACACATTACTTACAGACTTTAAATTGTGATTCAATGGCTcagcaaaacatgaaaaagcaCCCAGTGCTATTGAAAGGGAACAGTCTGGATTCAGCAGATTTTGTGAGACAGCCGCAGCACCGCAGGACCAAATCCCAGCAAGTTCGGTTCAAGGATGATGGTGTGGACACCAAGACAGAACAAGATATTAACCCTTCCCAAGACATTCCCTTCACAACTAGAAAAACTGCAATACTTAGGGATCGCCATTTTTTGCTACATCCATCTCCATCTTTTCCAAGTGCTCAGAAGGGGCTTCGGAACATGGCAATACAAACATCTCCCAGCCTCAGGAAACACTTCCcagttttcaaaaagaaaaagctaaaagcAAGCAGATCATTAACAGAAATGCAAACTGATCCTGCCAACACTATCCAAGTAAATGGCAATCTTTCTGAACAAGACATTATGTCTTCAGATCTCTGCTACTTGAGAATAACTAATTGCTTGGAAGATGGATTTAGGAACAGTGAGGTGGATGGGCAGCTAAGTCAAAGACCATCAAAAGCACAAAGCAATGGACCCATCCACTCGGATGCTTTCTCAGTACCAGAGAAGACAACTGCTTCTACACAGGTGCCTGAATACATAGATGTGTGTTTTCCACACAGCAATGTTGCCATGGATGCACCAGACACAATCATGAATTTCAGTAATTCACTGCATTCTTCTACTGTCATAAATAGctatgaaaatactgaaaacagcCCACTgtcatttatttctgaaaaagcaTACCCTTGCCTAAGTAATTCTAACAGCAGCAAATGTAATCCTTATTCTGACCTTGGGGAAGTGGAGAAAAGTGATGCTGAGTTGCCTACCACCAGCAAAGACACAAGCATTCAGGAAACTACTCCATTTTCACCTCCATCAAACCACAGTTCACCTTGTTTCCTCAGAGACTATCAACAGGCAGGAGAGCACAACAGAGATTCCAGCTGtgtgacattaaaaaattataatcacACAACCATGTCACTGACCAGCCGTAATGCATCAAAACCTCTTCTGTCACGTAGCactgaaatagagaaaaattcTACTCAGTCAGATATTTCCCAGTGTAACAGCTGTTTAGAAGGATTTCACATAAAGTCTTATCTGCCAAGGAATGAAATGAAACCACAACACAACCAGGAGATTAGTGAAATAAATCAAATTGATTTGGCATGTGGCGAACTTTGTACCTTACAAGGCAGACTGCAGTCTGTAGAGGAATCCTTGCAGTCAAACCAGGAGAAGATTAAAGTCCTTTTGAATGTAATCCAAGAACTGGAAAAATCCAGAGCCCTCAGTGAAGG GCGCAACTTCTATCACACTGGGCAAGACCTCAACAACTGCAGCACCTGTCAGAACACAGCATGCATCATTTACAG TGTAGAATATGACTTCAGACAACAAGAAGGAAGATTTCATCAGATCTTGAAAATGCTGGatcatgcagagaaaaatccaGTTCCAGCTTCACCTCAGAAGTTGTCATCTGATCATCCCACTCCCGATAAAAAggagtttaaaagaaaaacaaaaaaggttaaaagaaaatgcttctggTGGATTTGA